The Anas acuta chromosome 18, bAnaAcu1.1, whole genome shotgun sequence genome has a segment encoding these proteins:
- the SLC26A11 gene encoding sodium-independent sulfate anion transporter isoform X2, giving the protein MWARGPPEPRRRCWLRALRRRLPVLGWLPRYSPGWLQLDLIAGVTVGITVVPQALAYAEVAGLPPQYGLYSSFVGCFVYCFLGTAKDVTLGPTAIMSLLVSSYAFHDPVYAVLLAFLSGCIQLAMGLLHLGFLLDFISCPVIKGFTSAASITISFNQVKNILGLHGIPRQFFLQVYETLRRIGETRPGDAILGLVCLAALAGLRAMKSHLPPASHTEPLATRASYLIVWTCATARNALVVLFAGLVAYCFQLRGSQPLTLTGSIPQGLPPCRLPPFSKAEPNGTVPFGMMVEDMGVGLAVVPLMGLVETVAIAKAFASQNNYRIDPNQELLAMGFANVLGSFFSSYPVTGSFGRAGPCSPLRDVPLLLLGGAVRHCGRGAGLGDPAALFHRQAPAEGVGAGHAAGAAGEQPALPSHRAPPGCHLQPRSVSTLTALHHPGLPPHQQHRLHGGGGAGRAAAGAAQARHLAGLLQPAGPGSPSPAGCRPGRIPTFPQLGGGRAVRRSGAGGQRGSPLRQHQHQRELAAAHGAHPVRQRSRVGLSQDHVSLPKQLFPMARRPCAGRAVPGSVGERWQGWGSDPEGSYRCPRESPPLHSRLAPSWEQLPF; this is encoded by the exons ATGTGGGCGCGGGggccccccgagccccggcggcgctgctggctccgggCGCTGCGGAGGCGGCTGCcggtgctgggctggctgccccGCTACTCGCCGGGCTGGCTGCAGCTCGACCTGATCGCCGGTGTCACCGTGGGCATCACGGTGGTGCCGCAGGCGCTGGCGTACGCCGAGGTGGCCGGGCTGCCCCCGCAG TATGGCCTCTACTCCTCTTTCGTGGGCTGCTTTGTCTACTGCTTCCTGGGCACCGCCAAGGACGTGACGCTGGGTCCCACGGCCATCATGTCGCTGCTCGTCTCCTCTTACGCCTTCCACGACCCTGTCTATGCCGTGCTGCTCGCCTTCCTGTCTGGCTGCATCCAGCTGGCCATGGGGCTCCTGCACCTCg GCTTCCTGCTGGACTTCATCTCCTGCCCGGTCATAAAAGGCTTTACATCGGCTGCATCCATCACCATTAGCTTCAACCAGGTCAAG AACATCCTGGGGCTGCACGGGATCCCTCGGCAGTTTTTCCTGCAGGTGTATGAAACGCTGAGGAGGATTGGGGAGACCAG GCCTGGGGATGCCATCCTGGGGCTGGTCTGCCTGGCAGCGCTCGCAGGGCTGCGGGCGATGAAGAGCCACCTGCCCCCCGCCAGCCACACGGAGCCGCTGGCCACCAGGGCCAGCTACCTAATCGTCTGGACCTGCGCCACCG CACGCAACGCCCTCGTGGTCCTGTTTGCTGGCCTGGTGGCTTACTGCTTCCAGCTCAGGGGCTCCCAGCCGCTGACGCTCACCGGCAGCATCCCCCAAGGCCTCCCCCCCTGCCGGCTGCCGCCCTTCTCCAAGGCTGAGCCCAACGGCACCGTGCCCTTCGGGATGATGGTGGAG GACATGGGAGTCGGGCTGGCTGTGGTCCCGCTCATGGGCCTGGTGGAGACCGTTGCGATTGCCAAGGCTTTCG CCTCACAGAACAACTACAGGATCGACCCcaaccaggagctgctggccatGG GCTTTGCCAACGTCCTGGGCTCCTTCTTCTCGTCGTATCCCGTCACGGGAAGCTTTGGCCG GGCTGGACCTTGTTCCCCTCTGCGTGACgttcctcttctgcttctggGAGGTGCAGTACGGCATTGTGGCCGGGGTGCTGGTCTCGGGGATCCTGCTGCTCTATTCCATCGCCAGGCCCCCGCTGAAG GTGTCGGggcagggcacgctgctggtgCAGCCGGGGAGCAGCCTGCACTTCCCAGCCATCGAGCACCTCCGGGATGTCATCTGCAGCCGCGCTCTGTCAG caccCTCACCGCGCTCCATCATCCTGGACTGCCACCGCATCAGCAGCATCGATTACACggtggtggtggggctggcagagctgctgcaggagctgcgcAAGCACGGCATCTCGCTGGccttctgcagcctgcag GACCAGGTTCTCcgagccctgctggctgcagacctGGAAGGATTCCGACATTTCCCCAGCTGGGAGGAGGCAG AGCGGTGCGGCGGAGCGgagccggggggcagcggggcagcCCCCTTCgacagcaccagcaccagcgaGAGCTCGCTGCTGCCCACGGGGCTCATCCAGTGAGGCAGAGGAGCCGTGTGGGGCTTTCTCAGGACCACGTCTCCTTGCCCAAGCAGCTGTTCCCGATGGCCCGGAGGCCCTGTGCAGGCAGGGCAGTGCCTGGCAGCGTGGGGGAGAGATGGCAGGGGTGGGGGAGTGACCCGGAGGGTTCCTATCGCTGCCCCCGGGAGTCACCCCCCCTCCATTCCAGGCTGGCCCCGTCCTGGGAGCAGCTGCCTTTTTAA
- the SLC26A11 gene encoding sodium-independent sulfate anion transporter isoform X4, translating into MWARGPPEPRRRCWLRALRRRLPVLGWLPRYSPGWLQLDLIAGVTVGITVVPQALAYAEVAGLPPQYGLYSSFVGCFVYCFLGTAKDVTLGPTAIMSLLVSSYAFHDPVYAVLLAFLSGCIQLAMGLLHLGFLLDFISCPVIKGFTSAASITISFNQVKNILGLHGIPRQFFLQVYETLRRIGETRPGDAILGLVCLAALAGLRAMKSHLPPASHTEPLATRASYLIVWTCATARNALVVLFAGLVAYCFQLRGSQPLTLTGSIPQGLPPCRLPPFSKAEPNGTVPFGMMVEDMGVGLAVVPLMGLVETVAIAKAFASQNNYRIDPNQELLAMGFANVLGSFFSSYPVTGSFGRTAVNAQTGVCTPAGGLVTGALVLLSLAYLTSLFYYIPKAALAAVIISAVVPMFDAGIFRMLWRVKRLDLVPLCVTFLFCFWEVQYGIVAGVLVSGILLLYSIARPPLKVSGQGTLLVQPGSSLHFPAIEHLRDVICSRALSAPSPRSIILDCHRISSIDYTVVVGLAELLQELRKHGISLAFCSLQDQVLRALLAADLEGFRHFPSWEEAERCGGAEPGGSGAAPFDSTSTSESSLLPTGLIQ; encoded by the exons ATGTGGGCGCGGGggccccccgagccccggcggcgctgctggctccgggCGCTGCGGAGGCGGCTGCcggtgctgggctggctgccccGCTACTCGCCGGGCTGGCTGCAGCTCGACCTGATCGCCGGTGTCACCGTGGGCATCACGGTGGTGCCGCAGGCGCTGGCGTACGCCGAGGTGGCCGGGCTGCCCCCGCAG TATGGCCTCTACTCCTCTTTCGTGGGCTGCTTTGTCTACTGCTTCCTGGGCACCGCCAAGGACGTGACGCTGGGTCCCACGGCCATCATGTCGCTGCTCGTCTCCTCTTACGCCTTCCACGACCCTGTCTATGCCGTGCTGCTCGCCTTCCTGTCTGGCTGCATCCAGCTGGCCATGGGGCTCCTGCACCTCg GCTTCCTGCTGGACTTCATCTCCTGCCCGGTCATAAAAGGCTTTACATCGGCTGCATCCATCACCATTAGCTTCAACCAGGTCAAG AACATCCTGGGGCTGCACGGGATCCCTCGGCAGTTTTTCCTGCAGGTGTATGAAACGCTGAGGAGGATTGGGGAGACCAG GCCTGGGGATGCCATCCTGGGGCTGGTCTGCCTGGCAGCGCTCGCAGGGCTGCGGGCGATGAAGAGCCACCTGCCCCCCGCCAGCCACACGGAGCCGCTGGCCACCAGGGCCAGCTACCTAATCGTCTGGACCTGCGCCACCG CACGCAACGCCCTCGTGGTCCTGTTTGCTGGCCTGGTGGCTTACTGCTTCCAGCTCAGGGGCTCCCAGCCGCTGACGCTCACCGGCAGCATCCCCCAAGGCCTCCCCCCCTGCCGGCTGCCGCCCTTCTCCAAGGCTGAGCCCAACGGCACCGTGCCCTTCGGGATGATGGTGGAG GACATGGGAGTCGGGCTGGCTGTGGTCCCGCTCATGGGCCTGGTGGAGACCGTTGCGATTGCCAAGGCTTTCG CCTCACAGAACAACTACAGGATCGACCCcaaccaggagctgctggccatGG GCTTTGCCAACGTCCTGGGCTCCTTCTTCTCGTCGTATCCCGTCACGGGAAGCTTTGGCCG GACAGCAGTGAACGCACAGACGGGTGTCTGCACCCCGGCAGGGGGGCTGGTCACAG GCGCCCTGGTGCTGCTCTCGCTGGCCTACCTCACCTCGCTCTTCTACTACATCCCCAAAGCGGCGCTGGCTGCCGTCATCATCTCTGCCGTGGTCCCCATGTTCGACGCTGGGATCTTCAGGATGCTCTGGAGGGTTAAGA GGCTGGACCTTGTTCCCCTCTGCGTGACgttcctcttctgcttctggGAGGTGCAGTACGGCATTGTGGCCGGGGTGCTGGTCTCGGGGATCCTGCTGCTCTATTCCATCGCCAGGCCCCCGCTGAAG GTGTCGGggcagggcacgctgctggtgCAGCCGGGGAGCAGCCTGCACTTCCCAGCCATCGAGCACCTCCGGGATGTCATCTGCAGCCGCGCTCTGTCAG caccCTCACCGCGCTCCATCATCCTGGACTGCCACCGCATCAGCAGCATCGATTACACggtggtggtggggctggcagagctgctgcaggagctgcgcAAGCACGGCATCTCGCTGGccttctgcagcctgcag GACCAGGTTCTCcgagccctgctggctgcagacctGGAAGGATTCCGACATTTCCCCAGCTGGGAGGAGGCAG AGCGGTGCGGCGGAGCGgagccggggggcagcggggcagcCCCCTTCgacagcaccagcaccagcgaGAGCTCGCTGCTGCCCACGGGGCTCATCCAGTGA
- the SLC26A11 gene encoding sodium-independent sulfate anion transporter isoform X1, producing MWARGPPEPRRRCWLRALRRRLPVLGWLPRYSPGWLQLDLIAGVTVGITVVPQALAYAEVAGLPPQYGLYSSFVGCFVYCFLGTAKDVTLGPTAIMSLLVSSYAFHDPVYAVLLAFLSGCIQLAMGLLHLGFLLDFISCPVIKGFTSAASITISFNQVKNILGLHGIPRQFFLQVYETLRRIGETRPGDAILGLVCLAALAGLRAMKSHLPPASHTEPLATRASYLIVWTCATARNALVVLFAGLVAYCFQLRGSQPLTLTGSIPQGLPPCRLPPFSKAEPNGTVPFGMMVEDMGVGLAVVPLMGLVETVAIAKAFASQNNYRIDPNQELLAMGFANVLGSFFSSYPVTGSFGRAGPCSPLRDVPLLLLGGAVRHCGRGAGLGDPAALFHRQAPAEGVGAGHAAGAAGEQPALPSHRAPPGCHLQPRSVSSTLTALHHPGLPPHQQHRLHGGGGAGRAAAGAAQARHLAGLLQPAGPGSPSPAGCRPGRIPTFPQLGGGRAVRRSGAGGQRGSPLRQHQHQRELAAAHGAHPVRQRSRVGLSQDHVSLPKQLFPMARRPCAGRAVPGSVGERWQGWGSDPEGSYRCPRESPPLHSRLAPSWEQLPF from the exons ATGTGGGCGCGGGggccccccgagccccggcggcgctgctggctccgggCGCTGCGGAGGCGGCTGCcggtgctgggctggctgccccGCTACTCGCCGGGCTGGCTGCAGCTCGACCTGATCGCCGGTGTCACCGTGGGCATCACGGTGGTGCCGCAGGCGCTGGCGTACGCCGAGGTGGCCGGGCTGCCCCCGCAG TATGGCCTCTACTCCTCTTTCGTGGGCTGCTTTGTCTACTGCTTCCTGGGCACCGCCAAGGACGTGACGCTGGGTCCCACGGCCATCATGTCGCTGCTCGTCTCCTCTTACGCCTTCCACGACCCTGTCTATGCCGTGCTGCTCGCCTTCCTGTCTGGCTGCATCCAGCTGGCCATGGGGCTCCTGCACCTCg GCTTCCTGCTGGACTTCATCTCCTGCCCGGTCATAAAAGGCTTTACATCGGCTGCATCCATCACCATTAGCTTCAACCAGGTCAAG AACATCCTGGGGCTGCACGGGATCCCTCGGCAGTTTTTCCTGCAGGTGTATGAAACGCTGAGGAGGATTGGGGAGACCAG GCCTGGGGATGCCATCCTGGGGCTGGTCTGCCTGGCAGCGCTCGCAGGGCTGCGGGCGATGAAGAGCCACCTGCCCCCCGCCAGCCACACGGAGCCGCTGGCCACCAGGGCCAGCTACCTAATCGTCTGGACCTGCGCCACCG CACGCAACGCCCTCGTGGTCCTGTTTGCTGGCCTGGTGGCTTACTGCTTCCAGCTCAGGGGCTCCCAGCCGCTGACGCTCACCGGCAGCATCCCCCAAGGCCTCCCCCCCTGCCGGCTGCCGCCCTTCTCCAAGGCTGAGCCCAACGGCACCGTGCCCTTCGGGATGATGGTGGAG GACATGGGAGTCGGGCTGGCTGTGGTCCCGCTCATGGGCCTGGTGGAGACCGTTGCGATTGCCAAGGCTTTCG CCTCACAGAACAACTACAGGATCGACCCcaaccaggagctgctggccatGG GCTTTGCCAACGTCCTGGGCTCCTTCTTCTCGTCGTATCCCGTCACGGGAAGCTTTGGCCG GGCTGGACCTTGTTCCCCTCTGCGTGACgttcctcttctgcttctggGAGGTGCAGTACGGCATTGTGGCCGGGGTGCTGGTCTCGGGGATCCTGCTGCTCTATTCCATCGCCAGGCCCCCGCTGAAG GTGTCGGggcagggcacgctgctggtgCAGCCGGGGAGCAGCCTGCACTTCCCAGCCATCGAGCACCTCCGGGATGTCATCTGCAGCCGCGCTCTGTCAG cagcaccCTCACCGCGCTCCATCATCCTGGACTGCCACCGCATCAGCAGCATCGATTACACggtggtggtggggctggcagagctgctgcaggagctgcgcAAGCACGGCATCTCGCTGGccttctgcagcctgcag GACCAGGTTCTCcgagccctgctggctgcagacctGGAAGGATTCCGACATTTCCCCAGCTGGGAGGAGGCAG AGCGGTGCGGCGGAGCGgagccggggggcagcggggcagcCCCCTTCgacagcaccagcaccagcgaGAGCTCGCTGCTGCCCACGGGGCTCATCCAGTGAGGCAGAGGAGCCGTGTGGGGCTTTCTCAGGACCACGTCTCCTTGCCCAAGCAGCTGTTCCCGATGGCCCGGAGGCCCTGTGCAGGCAGGGCAGTGCCTGGCAGCGTGGGGGAGAGATGGCAGGGGTGGGGGAGTGACCCGGAGGGTTCCTATCGCTGCCCCCGGGAGTCACCCCCCCTCCATTCCAGGCTGGCCCCGTCCTGGGAGCAGCTGCCTTTTTAA
- the SGSH gene encoding N-sulphoglucosamine sulphohydrolase: MRPWALPLLLGALRLGAAPARNALLLLADDGGFESGAYNNSAIRTPALDALARRSLLFQNAFTAVSSCSPSRASILTGLPQHQNGMYGLHQDVHHFNSFDGVRSLPQLLSQANVRTGIIGKKHVGPGAVYPFDFAYTEENSSVLQVGRNITRIKQLVRRFLQSQDTRPFFLYVAFHDPHRCGHSQPQYGAFCEKFGNGESGMGRIPDWKPQLYRPEEVQVPPFVPDTPAARADLAAQYTTIGRMDQGIGLVLEELRRAGFLNSTLVIYTSDNGIPFPSGRTNLYRSGTAEPLLLSSPEHTGRWGQVSSAFASLLDVTPTILDWFSIPYPSYSIFGSKRVQLTGKSLLPALEKEQPWATTFSSQSHHEVTMYYPMRAIQHHQFRLIHNLNYKMPFPIDQDFYVSPTFQDLLSRTRAGQPTHWNKTLHQYYYRDRWELFDHSQDPTESHNLAPDPRYAAVFQMLRTQLLKWQWDTGDPWVCAPDAVLEEKLSPRCQPLHNEL; encoded by the exons ATGCGGCCCTGggcgctgccgctgctgctgggcGCGCTCCGGCTCGGCGCAGCCCCCGCCCGCAacgcgctgctgctgctgg CGGACGACGGCGGCTTCGAGAGCGGCGCCTACAACAACTCCGCCATCCGCACGCCCGCCCTGGACGCGCTGGCTCGCCGCAGCCTCCTCTTCCAAAATGCCTTCACCGCCGtcagcagctgctcccccagccGGGCCAGCATCCTCACCGGGCTGCCCCAG CACCAGAATGGGATGTACGGGCTGCACCAGGACGTGCACCACTTCAACTCCTTCGATGGTGTGCGgagcctgccccagctgctcagccaggcAAATGTCCGCACGG GGATAATTGGGAAGAAGCACGTTGGGCCTGGGGCCGTCTACCCCTTTGACTTCGCCTACACGGAGGAGAACAGTTCGGTCCTGCAGGTGGGGAGGAACATCACCCGAATCAAACAGCTCGTCCGGCGCTTCCTCCAGAGCCAGGACACGAG GCCTTTCTTCCTTTACGTTGCCTTCCACGACCCCCACCGCTGCGGGCACTCCCAGCCCCAATACGGGGCCTTCTGTGAGAAATTCGGCAATGGAGAGAGTGGCATGGGCCGGATCCCCGACTGGAAGCCACAGCTCTACCGCCCGGAGGAAGTGCAG GTCCCTCCCTTTGTTCCAGACACGCCGGCTGCCCGGGCGGACCTGGCAGCCCAGTACACGACCATCGGGCGTATGGACCAAG GGATCGGGCTGGTCCTGGAGGAGCTGCGGCGCGCTGGCTTCCTCAACAGCACGCTGGTGATCTACACCTCTGACAACGGCATCCCCTTCCCCAGCGGCAGGACCAACCTCTACCGGTCGGGCACGGCCGAGCCcttgctgctctcctccccGGAGCACACCGGGCGCTGGGGCCAGGTCAGCTCGGCCTTCGCCAGCCTCCTGG atGTCACGCCAACCATTCTGGACTGGTTCTCCATCCCCTACCCTTCCTACAGCATATTTGGCTCGAAGCGGGTGCAGCTCACAGGGAAATCTCTCCTGCCGGCACTGGagaaggagcagccctgggccaCCACCTTCAGCAGCCAGAGCCACCACGAGGTGACCATGTACTACCCCATGCGGGCCATCCAGCACCACCAGTTCCGCCTCATCCACAACCTCAACTACAAGATGCCCTTTCCCATCGACCAGGACTTCTACGTCTCGCCCACTTTCCAAGACCTGCTCAGCCGCACGAGGGCCGGGCAGCCCACCCACTGGAACAAGACGCTGCACCAGTACTACTACAGGGACCGCTGGGAGCTCTTTGACCACAGCCAGGACCCCACCGAGAGCCACAACCTGGCCCCCGATCCCCGGTACGCTGCCGTCTTCCAGATGCTTCGCACGCAGCTACTCAAGTGGCAGTGGGACACTGGGGACCCCTGGGTGTGCGCCCCCgatgctgtgctggaggagaagctgagCCCGCGGTGCCAGCCGCTGCACAATGAGCTGTGA
- the SLC26A11 gene encoding sodium-independent sulfate anion transporter isoform X3: MWARGPPEPRRRCWLRALRRRLPVLGWLPRYSPGWLQLDLIAGVTVGITVVPQALAYAEVAGLPPQYGLYSSFVGCFVYCFLGTAKDVTLGPTAIMSLLVSSYAFHDPVYAVLLAFLSGCIQLAMGLLHLGFLLDFISCPVIKGFTSAASITISFNQVKNILGLHGIPRQFFLQVYETLRRIGETRPGDAILGLVCLAALAGLRAMKSHLPPASHTEPLATRASYLIVWTCATARNALVVLFAGLVAYCFQLRGSQPLTLTGSIPQGLPPCRLPPFSKAEPNGTVPFGMMVEDMGVGLAVVPLMGLVETVAIAKAFASQNNYRIDPNQELLAMGFANVLGSFFSSYPVTGSFGRTAVNAQTGVCTPAGGLVTGALVLLSLAYLTSLFYYIPKAALAAVIISAVVPMFDAGIFRMLWRVKRLDLVPLCVTFLFCFWEVQYGIVAGVLVSGILLLYSIARPPLKVSGQGTLLVQPGSSLHFPAIEHLRDVICSRALSAAPSPRSIILDCHRISSIDYTVVVGLAELLQELRKHGISLAFCSLQDQVLRALLAADLEGFRHFPSWEEAERCGGAEPGGSGAAPFDSTSTSESSLLPTGLIQ, translated from the exons ATGTGGGCGCGGGggccccccgagccccggcggcgctgctggctccgggCGCTGCGGAGGCGGCTGCcggtgctgggctggctgccccGCTACTCGCCGGGCTGGCTGCAGCTCGACCTGATCGCCGGTGTCACCGTGGGCATCACGGTGGTGCCGCAGGCGCTGGCGTACGCCGAGGTGGCCGGGCTGCCCCCGCAG TATGGCCTCTACTCCTCTTTCGTGGGCTGCTTTGTCTACTGCTTCCTGGGCACCGCCAAGGACGTGACGCTGGGTCCCACGGCCATCATGTCGCTGCTCGTCTCCTCTTACGCCTTCCACGACCCTGTCTATGCCGTGCTGCTCGCCTTCCTGTCTGGCTGCATCCAGCTGGCCATGGGGCTCCTGCACCTCg GCTTCCTGCTGGACTTCATCTCCTGCCCGGTCATAAAAGGCTTTACATCGGCTGCATCCATCACCATTAGCTTCAACCAGGTCAAG AACATCCTGGGGCTGCACGGGATCCCTCGGCAGTTTTTCCTGCAGGTGTATGAAACGCTGAGGAGGATTGGGGAGACCAG GCCTGGGGATGCCATCCTGGGGCTGGTCTGCCTGGCAGCGCTCGCAGGGCTGCGGGCGATGAAGAGCCACCTGCCCCCCGCCAGCCACACGGAGCCGCTGGCCACCAGGGCCAGCTACCTAATCGTCTGGACCTGCGCCACCG CACGCAACGCCCTCGTGGTCCTGTTTGCTGGCCTGGTGGCTTACTGCTTCCAGCTCAGGGGCTCCCAGCCGCTGACGCTCACCGGCAGCATCCCCCAAGGCCTCCCCCCCTGCCGGCTGCCGCCCTTCTCCAAGGCTGAGCCCAACGGCACCGTGCCCTTCGGGATGATGGTGGAG GACATGGGAGTCGGGCTGGCTGTGGTCCCGCTCATGGGCCTGGTGGAGACCGTTGCGATTGCCAAGGCTTTCG CCTCACAGAACAACTACAGGATCGACCCcaaccaggagctgctggccatGG GCTTTGCCAACGTCCTGGGCTCCTTCTTCTCGTCGTATCCCGTCACGGGAAGCTTTGGCCG GACAGCAGTGAACGCACAGACGGGTGTCTGCACCCCGGCAGGGGGGCTGGTCACAG GCGCCCTGGTGCTGCTCTCGCTGGCCTACCTCACCTCGCTCTTCTACTACATCCCCAAAGCGGCGCTGGCTGCCGTCATCATCTCTGCCGTGGTCCCCATGTTCGACGCTGGGATCTTCAGGATGCTCTGGAGGGTTAAGA GGCTGGACCTTGTTCCCCTCTGCGTGACgttcctcttctgcttctggGAGGTGCAGTACGGCATTGTGGCCGGGGTGCTGGTCTCGGGGATCCTGCTGCTCTATTCCATCGCCAGGCCCCCGCTGAAG GTGTCGGggcagggcacgctgctggtgCAGCCGGGGAGCAGCCTGCACTTCCCAGCCATCGAGCACCTCCGGGATGTCATCTGCAGCCGCGCTCTGTCAG cagcaccCTCACCGCGCTCCATCATCCTGGACTGCCACCGCATCAGCAGCATCGATTACACggtggtggtggggctggcagagctgctgcaggagctgcgcAAGCACGGCATCTCGCTGGccttctgcagcctgcag GACCAGGTTCTCcgagccctgctggctgcagacctGGAAGGATTCCGACATTTCCCCAGCTGGGAGGAGGCAG AGCGGTGCGGCGGAGCGgagccggggggcagcggggcagcCCCCTTCgacagcaccagcaccagcgaGAGCTCGCTGCTGCCCACGGGGCTCATCCAGTGA